GTATTACAGTGTATGTGGAATGTTCCTCATGCTTCCAGCTGGCAGTTTGCACACTCGGCAGCTTCGTAGGGAAGGTTTAAATAGGTTTAAATAGCTTTGCCAGATGGACACGAGGCTACACATACATTATTTAGAACAAGGCTAATGGTGGCTGGTGTCAATTAAGCACCTTCAGTTTAATTTGGATTACAGTCTATGGCACCTGTGTACAACTCTGACTTTAAGTACAGAACTACCATACTGGAGGCCTTACTATCGCTGTCATGTATTACCAGTTTTTCTTTTACGtttcctttatattttaatGAGCTGGTTTTCTGTTCAGTAGACAAAAAATGTCGTTAATAACTTGACACCCAACATAATCATTGTTCTGATGCTGTATTTTCCTGTcatgtgtatgtacagtatagtctttgtaatattttttaaatgtactagcatactgtacatagagagaCTACAGGAGGCAACGTGCCTACTCACTGAGAGAATTGCAGCCCATTGCTGTTACTGGAACTGTACCAAGACATCCCATGAGTGGATTTACCAGGAAACAACTGAGAACAGCTCATGTGTAATTATtaatgttcatacagtatgtgatgactGGCCAGGCCATGGCAGCCGTAATGACCTGACTCTCCCTCTGGCCTGCACATTGCAGGCTTGTTGTGAGCTGCTGTGTTGTCTCCTTTACAAATGTTGTTGCTCTTAGACAAATTACTGTAAGATCACACAGGCAGAGATCCGCTTAGGAGGGCCTTGCTGTATCAGATATCACCCCTACCACCTTTGCAGACTGGTCTGCGACCAATCACATCCCGCACCAAGGAGAGTAAGCACGTCACTGCTGTGGCCTAGTCTTGCCAGTTGAGCAAGTGTCTGCTGTCTTTCACCAATCTGAGAAAAAGATTCTTGATAAAACTAAGTGCTGAGAAGTAAAGAGCCTCTTTGCCAGCAAAGGGAAGCAATCTTGCAGATCAGAATTTATAATCTCCTCCAAATAATGTGAGTGCAGTGCCGCCCTGCATGCAGCAGTATAGCATGATAGAGAAGCAGAGTGTCAGCTTCACTCCTGCTTTGGTAGTGCTATGCATGCTTTTCTAATTAACAGATGTCTTTTCAAAAATAAGCATATTGTTAAGCTACCATATACTGCTTAACTTTAAAGATCCCCTACTCTGTGTTTTGTGAAGGCTTGTTGAAACTCTTGCTCATATTCTCTTGGGGGTTTTATGGATAAAAGAAGCAAAATAGTAGAGAAAGACCCCAACCTACAATATGTTGATTGCAAGTATTCACCCTTGTGACTGAATCTTGGGCAGCAGTCCCAGCTGCAGCTCTTTTTGAATGTGTCTCTACAAAGTCTTCTCTCCAGGATGGTGCAGTTGCACCCAGTCGTCTTTGCAAACTTGATCAAGCTCTTCAGCTTGACAGCAGTTCTTCTCACAGATGTGCTATAGGATTGAAGTCTAGACTTTGACTGGGGCCACTCAAGGAGACTCACTTTCTTGTTCTTGTTAAGCCATTCCAAGTAGCTTTGACCTTAGGCTTTGGGTGATTGTACTGGTGAATATTGAATTCTCATCTCACTTTTAGACTTTCAGTAGAGAAAAGCAGGATTTCCTTTAGGTTTTGCTGGCATTATCCTCCATCCACTTTCCCTTCAGTCTTGACAAGcctcccagtccctgctgatgagaagcagagcTGTAACATAGTGATGCACCACCACACTTCACATCAGGGAGGCTGTTGCCTGAGTGATGCCCTAtgtgggatttgtgccagatgtatttttttgcatttagacTGGAAAGTTACTATTTTGTCTTATCTGACcacaaatacaatacaaatactggTGTATTTACTTTAAGATAGTGCTAAACACTATGATTGCACAAATTCAACTATGTTAGTTTTCAAAGTGAATTTTTGCACCTGAATTAAAATCTAGGTTTGCCGTCGCAAAGGGGGTTGAATACCTCTGCAATTATAAGTggatgtattaaaatataaaataaaatatatttgagtttttgatttttctttgaaGTTTTCGTCGTTCTTTCTTTCACTTGGAAAAGTGTGAAGTGGAAGCATTCACTCTAAAAAATCTGCAGATAATTTGTTGATCATTTGGGATATTATTAGAAGGGGAGAGTACGTTTTCAAAGCACTGTGTAGTTTATAAAGACTTGTATGGCAAGAGCTTCCACTTGATGAAAGCCTTCTGTCCAATTAACTGAATGCCGAATCCCTCCTGTTTAATCCCCTTCTAACTCTTTGTGCTCTAGTCTTCTCCTTTTTTGTCTCTGTCATGGTACACAAAACACTAACACCCATATTTCTCTAATCATTCTGCGCACACAAACCATAGATTTTTGTGtgtgaaaaatgtaacaaatatcCGAATATGAAGTGTTTGATTTACATGATGTGTGCGTGTGCCTTATCTTCCATACAAATAAGTAGAATTTCCTGTGAAGTGTTCAAATGTAATATACAGTTAAAGCTTACAAATGTGAAATTTCCCCACTCAGATGTGTTCTACTGTACAAATTCTATTTTTGAAagtaaaatctatttttttaaatatctgggCCTAATATATTTGCATCTTTGATTACAGCAAGAGTGCACTCAAGATGGGTGACTGGAGTGCTTTAGCACGACTTCTTGACAAAGTCCAGGCTTATTCCACTGCTGGAGGAAAGGTGTGGCTCTCCGTACTCTTCATCTTTAGAATACTTGTCTTGGGCACAGCCGTCGAGTCTGCCTGGGGTGATGAACAGTCTGCTTTTAAATGCAACACCCAGCAACCCGGTTGTGAGAACGTCTGCTATGACAAATCCTTCCCCATTTCCCATGTGCGTTTCTGGGTCTTGCAGATCATATTTGTCTCGACCCCGACACTGCTGTATCTCGCTCATGTTTTTTACCTGATGCGGAAAGAGGAGAAATTAAATAAGAGAGAAGAGGAACTGAAAGCTGTCCAGAATGTGGGCAGTGACGTGGATGCACCCCTAAAACAGATTGAGATGAAGAAGTTCAAGTATGGGCTGGAAGAGCATGGGAAGGTGAAAATGAAAGGAGCCCTGCTGCGTACCTATATCGTCAGCATCTTTTTTAAGTCAATATTTGAGGTGGGGTTCTTGATAATACAGTGGTACATGTATGGATTCAGCCTGTCTGCTGTATATACTTGCAAGAGAGAGCCGTGTCCACATCAAGTGGACTGCTTCCTTTCTCGTCCTACAGAGAAAACAATCTTCATTATCTTCATGCTGGTGGTCTCTCTGGTGTCCCTTTTCCTGAACGTGATTGAATTGTTTTACGTTTTCTTCAAGAGCATCAAGGATCGCATGAAGGCCAAAAGAGATCCTTTGATGCCTTGCGGGCCGATGAGTCCGACTCCCAAGGACTGTGTGTCCCCGAAGTATACCTACTACAACGGCTGCTCCTCTCCCACGGCCCCCATGTCGCCCCCAGGGTACAAGCTGGCCACGGGCGACCGGACCAACTCTTGCCGCAATTACAACAAGCAAGCCAACGAGCAGAACTGGGCCAACTACAGCACCGAGCAGAACCGCCTGGGCCAGAACGGCAGCACCATCTCCAACTCTCACGCGCAGGCTTTCGACTTCCCCGACGATACGCACGAGCACAAGAAACTTTCGCCAGATCACGAGTTACAGCCTCTGTCCCTCATGGACCCGAGGCCTTCGAGCAGAGCCAGCAGCCGCGTCAGCAGCAGGCCTCGACCGGGCGACCTTGACGTGTAGCCCCATTCCCAATCGAGAGAATAAAGCGGTACTTTCAACTTCACTGTCTTCACTAGAAACTCTTAATAAAcacagagacatacagtacagatacttaAGTGCTGGAGGTACTGTCCTTAAACAATGACATTAAGATTAGAGAAGTTAACAATCTGTTGTTCCAAAACACAAGAGAAGGGTggcaagaaaaaacaacaattaaataaatgcaaggATGTGTTTGATACATGTTGCTGAACAGTCCCAATTTTTTGTTCCTATAGctttgtttatatattttgtgtagtttattattattttgttctatatatttttttggtgTTCCCACACAAGAACATTCCATTTAAAATTTTTGCACTTTGATGTCACAGGTTCCCGTGAAACTTTTTTTCCAAGTCTGTAAAGTTGTTTCAAACTACAACTATATCTTTTATTCCCCTTATGACCTTAATGATTTTCAAGCTTAAAATCCTTTCAAGCTTGTTGTAAAACAGGGTTATAACTAAATAATCTTATTCTGTACCTTGTACTTAACTTCatgaattaatatttatttattagatATACAGGACATTCACCACTAGACAATTGACTACTACCCTAGGTCATTTCCATATGAATAATAAAGCAAAATAGATCCAAAACcatatttattgaaaaaaatcccAATTTCAGCAGTACTTTTTTCTTAATCAAAAGAGAGATCTCTTTTAATATTAGTGGACTGTCATTTCCTGATAAACTTTGAATTTATGTGGCGTcagttttattaatgtttttgttgtctTGGCTTTTGTGGAAAAGTGGACATGTTCACAGGATGGATAAGATCTGCTGTGAAACAAAGGCACAGCTTCATTCTTCACAAAAATGTCCCTAAGGCTCTTCAAAAgggatgtgttaatttttttctcttgttgtAAATgtatggttattttggaaagcagtagcagttttaattttttttggttGTGGATGATTTTTTTAACGATGTAATCATTGCTGCTTGAGTGATAGATGTTttagtactgtaaatcaagCTAACTGTCAAATGTGAGTTTTTAGAAGACTGCTTATAGAGCTGGACTAATATTTAGTCAAgagtaataaaatgtatatgccAATGTAGCTCCACAGCCACCACACTCTTAGATAAGTTTTAATTTGGAGGTTAAAATGGTTGAACATTACATTGCAGTATTTTGGTACTCAAATACGAGGATTCGATGTCTTTTCAGCTACAATGGTGTTTGCACTGAAACTTTGACTAGGATATAATATGTTACATAAAGGGGATAAATGTTTCATAGCATGCATGttactaatttattttacaatacacCGGTCAGAAAAATGAATGCATCACTgacaatacattttacatttcaagTTTTGCAAATTATTCATTCACAGTACAAAACGTGAATGTACATTTTTGTGAAGTACAGTGTGGTCATTTGGTATTCCCTGTTAATCCActgttgtacagtgtgttactgcatgataaaaaacaaaaatgtcattaatCATACCTGCTAAAAAGCTATTTTAACCaataaagattttcttttcttacaaATGCTTTTACAGAAATGTCTTCTGGTTTCATTTGAAACActtgaataaaatataatgaCCAGTGAGATGTCAGATCTAAAACAGAAGTTAGAATTCTACAATAGAAGACTATaactgtataatatatataatatatatacatgaTACTGTAAAATATTGCAGCTACTTTAATATTACAGTTGTTTATACTTGAAGATTCTTTGAAACATTAAGCTTTTTTGGAATTAacaaaatacttttcaaaaccttttgttTTCATACATCCTGTAGAATTAAGGATACACAACTGAACAACACAATTACACGCATAAAGTACTGCTTGTCTGATAGTGGTTTAGTGTCAGGGGGGAATCTTATAGCAGGAAAGTGAGTTTCTTTCCCTGCTAgagcaaatatacagtagcatactGGGGCAAGGGGAGAAGGGCATGGGATTTATAAGACTGCAGTGCATGTATCGGTTTAAGACACAATCCAATTTAGACTGAACCCAAGACAACAATCAATTATTTCACCACACCCTTTCCTCTCATTTTTGGGAAGCTGCTTTTCAGAATCTTTTTCTGGAATAGTTTTCCATTGGAGAAACAAAAGACAATTGCTAAGGATACTCACAACAGGGTACAAATCAAATAACCAAATAACATGAGCAAGCAAATGATGGAACACACTTTTTTAAGGTCTCAGCTGATACACTGATGTTCAGTCACTCGACAGTCTTCCGgctatttatttttctcacttCCATTTAGTTACAAATGTAAAGAAGGTTAAAAAATCTCTAAAATGTTGAACACACTATGTGAATTTCATCATGTGAAAAGctttagttctttttttcttctccaagTTTCCTATTTAACCTTTTCCACATaacttaaataaaaacacatgttTTACTGGGCTCTGGTAGCCACATGTTGctggaataaaaagaaaatgcacttgCTTTGATCTGGTGCTAATTAGTAGatattttttgataaatcaaTTTTACCTGTATTGCTTTTGACAATTTCTCTTAAAGATGTAAAGCTACATTCACTAAATATATTACAGTGTTGTATTCATTAATAATTTgtttatataacaaaaaatatttatcaaaatgttttccaaaaGCTTCCAAAAAGCTtaatacaaacaaaacagaaatctcCAAACTTTAATAGTCTAACTATAATTTGCATGTTTCTTATGCCTGAGGATCACTTTGGATATAAAATGGTTTTCTATGCACAAATAACTTTAGAATTGGAATCCATCATCAGTCCTATTTATGAACTTCCCATGAAACAGACTTTCTGAATATTCTCTTTCCTTTTATGTAAATAAAGAGATAATTTACTTCATACCCAATATGAGTGATATTTAAGTGTTCCTTAACAGGCAATTAAGTCAGTGGTTCTAGaacaaaatacatatatacaaatatatgtgAAATTGGTATCACAAACAAGTCATTAACACTGACGTTACcatgataaaatgtttttactccAGAATAGTTTGATTTTTGTTAGTCCATCCTTCCACCTACGGTATTTTCTAACCATTGCATCCAATGCAGAGTCGTGGGGGGCCGggacctatcccagcaagcaacaggcacaaggcggggtacaccctggaagggacatAATAGTGCTATTCCATCAcggcacaagcacacacacacacactcacattaaGGCTCATTTTACAGAAGCCGATTAACATATCAGTTTGCCttttagactgtgggaagaaaccagagcacatgaGTGCAGGGATAACATACAAAGTCCAAGCAGAGCgctccccaggaattgaacgCAGAGCTCCAGAGCTGAGAGCTGCCatgctgaccactgtgtcaCTTTGCTTCCCACATTTGCTGATAGTAACAAATTCATCAAAAGTAGGAGCCTGTTTCTACCAGGTTATTTTTCTGGTCATATAATGTATTACAGAACATAAAGAATTTATAAATCGATGTTTCACCTCCTAATCTACAGTGTTCCACATTAAAGCCAATTAAAAAAGTGCCGCCAAAATCTGACAATTTTACATAGAACTAAAACGATTAACTTGATAGGTATATCTTCCcaatctgtacagtacatgtataataTGCAGTATATCCTAAAATTGCACATGTATTTATCCATACTTTGCTAATGTGCATTGAAAAACTTGGaatggaatttgtttttgtggGCATACGGTAATAGGTTATTATCTACTGTACTTACTAAGATTACTGAATTCTTCATTGCacattacatgttttttttttgctacaacAACTTACGCTGCAACTGTGAAGTGGTTTTACCACTTCAGCATGTCAGCTGCTAATCATCCAATATTATCAGAAACCACTTATCCCAGGTCAGGGTCATGGTACCCAAGCATGGGGAGTAAGGAAGATCTACAGTCTACctctcaggacacacacagggccCATTCAGACACGCAAACCAGCCCAGGAAGTGTGTCTCTGGGTATATAGAAAGAAGCCGGAGCCCTCCGAGAAAACTCATATGGATGTGCTGTCGGGGGAacttgaaaaaacacaaaaagatcCCAATCTGACGTTGAAACcaaggacccaagagctgtgtgGCATCAGTGCTAACTGCCACTCCACCACGCTGCCATGGATCCATTACTAACTTTACTAAATAGGGTTAGTTAAGTGATTCTTTTCTTTAGGATGTTCTTTAGGACAGCTTAAAACAACAACTGGTTACACACTCATCACGTGAGACAATGACTTTGCGTTTCTCAAGTGATCAATACTAACATGAGActaacatccattttctaactgcttcatccaattcagggtcacgagggagtaagcaacaggcacaaggacaGATACAGCCTggctgggacaccagtccatctcagggcacacacagacagagacacacgcacacactcacagcagggacactattcccagaagccaattaacatacagtaccagtatgtctttgaatttTAGCACCTCACATATAGAATTGAACGAACTCAGGCCCCAGCAAGGCCAAGCAGCAATGCTGACAATCACCAAACGGCCCTAGATTAACATGAAGAAGTCATTGAAAATGTTTAACTCATATGAATAGCCTTAAATAACCTTACTACTTTGAAGGACATGTTGATAATAAGATTGTGATACTTTTTCAGATTTGTTCAACTCAAAGTAATCCAAGGTAAGGCATTATGTGCAAACCTGATATTCCGCATGTGGAAATGATCATATGAAACATGCTCAAATACAATCCGCATGCCCACCTGGCTACTTCAGCAAAGAAACTGATAAGAATCAATACAGAATGAAGAACAAAGTACAGCCATTGAAAAAATAGCTTTAATTATGTGCAATCACACTTGAGTGGGATTTCTAAAAATGACTTTGAAGTTCTTTGTCTGCATCAGTAGCAAAGCCATGTACGAGCAGTACTCAATCTGTGCTTTGACGTAATCAGTCCCACACTGATCTCATccacaatactgtacagtatctgcatagGTACTCTTTGTAATAGCGCAAATAAAACCTCTTTAAAACTTTTATCAAGTCTACAttaactgtatatatactgtacttgtaatgTGCATGGAtagagggacagcacagtggCAGGATGGTTAATACTGCTGCTTCGCAGAATTGGGGCTCTCGgtattttctaaccatgtctTCGGACTCAGGCACAGATGAGAAGAAAGTTATAAAACCATTTCAAAGCACATAATGTTTCTCTGAGCCAGGTGTGGAGGAAACTACAGTAGTCAGGGATGCAACTGCCATATCCTCATTGCATTGACAATAAAGTACTTAATACTGCAAATATATGACAAATTAGGAACTTTTTTGTCTTAATGCAAACCCAACATAGGATTTCACTCAACAGTGAAAACACCATTCCTACTGTCGGCATCATGAGGACAGCATTATGTTGTGGTTCTGTTTCTCAAGCagactttaaaactgctgtccataaaCAGTCGCAAAGAAACCTGGGACAGACTTTTGGAAATCTGTCAGAATGTACGGGCTAAAACCACATCAACCTGCAGAAGGTCTGTACAGACTTATCCAAAAAGAGTTGCGACTGGTGTTGTTGAGTTTTGAGTTAAATtttgagttcttgtgtctgaatactttttaaaacatacattttgaaGTCATTGGCTGTTACTTGTCTTATCCTTGGAAGTCTTCAGTTTTAGTATTCATGTTTTGAatacaattaaatttaaatgtgtgCACCATGGGAAGGGTCTTCATACTTTAGCTAggccctgtatacagtatatttatacaacAGGGTCTGCTGTCCAGTGACAAAGTCAGCGTGCTTTTGAAGGGTGTggtttaagtacagtatacagtatataatctctGGATATGTTTATTCATGAGTGTTACTATTTGTGGTTTTCTGGAAGAACCCTTAAAGTGAAGCTACAGATactgagatactgtacatatatattatatgtagTTCAAGAAGGGGAGCTGGGTCAGCATGCATAagccgcaaaggaacaagtaataggtttattccatgctgaaaaaagaagaaagaaaacacaacgtttcagctctggagccttcttcgggtgtggaagaagaagaaggctcgcaaagaaggctccacagccttttgttttcctttcttctcttttctgcatggaataaacctttacttgttaaaatgaatattttatgtcttatgtacaatac
This genomic window from Lepisosteus oculatus isolate fLepOcu1 chromosome 2, fLepOcu1.hap2, whole genome shotgun sequence contains:
- the gja1b gene encoding gap junction alpha-1 protein produces the protein MGDWSALARLLDKVQAYSTAGGKVWLSVLFIFRILVLGTAVESAWGDEQSAFKCNTQQPGCENVCYDKSFPISHVRFWVLQIIFVSTPTLLYLAHVFYLMRKEEKLNKREEELKAVQNVGSDVDAPLKQIEMKKFKYGLEEHGKVKMKGALLRTYIVSIFFKSIFEVGFLIIQWYMYGFSLSAVYTCKREPCPHQVDCFLSRPTEKTIFIIFMLVVSLVSLFLNVIELFYVFFKSIKDRMKAKRDPLMPCGPMSPTPKDCVSPKYTYYNGCSSPTAPMSPPGYKLATGDRTNSCRNYNKQANEQNWANYSTEQNRLGQNGSTISNSHAQAFDFPDDTHEHKKLSPDHELQPLSLMDPRPSSRASSRVSSRPRPGDLDV